One segment of Xanthomonas oryzae pv. oryzae DNA contains the following:
- a CDS encoding FAD-dependent oxidoreductase yields the protein MHRRHFLRSAGVALATASTASRAATDKALAIASTAQPQTPPGTSPAPFAAMPPLAPMRASVDRIIAINGCTRPFRAQGPRIEAERIGRKTVVHNYGHGGSGWSLSWGAAEQALRLVHAADPAARELAVIGCGAIGLTTALVAQRAGLRVRIYARERLPDVRSFYATGMWSQDSRVCTSEYATADFKTRWEQMARTSFRRYQTLLGLPSEPIEWRDGYVLSDVPFDQPIASTEAHEPDYPPLERELIDDLGPGSQPLAAGSHPFPVPFVRRYSQLTFNPSAYARVLMEDFLQAGGELYTREFAHPRQFGDLHEKILINATGYGARALLGDESVILVRGQTARLIPQPEVTYGLVWRGHNLNVGPRRDGLLVQAQGAHDFNNADGTPDRAASEAAVRELAKLFATS from the coding sequence ATGCACCGTCGTCATTTTCTACGCAGCGCCGGTGTTGCGCTGGCGACCGCTTCCACGGCCAGCCGGGCAGCAACCGACAAAGCGCTGGCCATCGCGTCCACTGCGCAGCCGCAGACGCCACCGGGTACCTCGCCTGCGCCGTTCGCGGCGATGCCGCCATTGGCACCGATGCGCGCCTCGGTCGATCGCATCATCGCCATCAACGGGTGTACGCGCCCGTTCCGCGCGCAGGGGCCGCGCATCGAAGCCGAGCGCATCGGCCGCAAGACGGTGGTGCACAACTACGGGCATGGCGGCAGCGGGTGGTCGCTCTCCTGGGGCGCGGCCGAACAGGCGCTGCGGCTGGTGCATGCAGCCGACCCTGCCGCGCGCGAATTGGCGGTGATCGGCTGTGGCGCGATCGGCCTGACCACCGCCCTGGTGGCCCAGCGCGCCGGCTTGCGCGTGCGCATCTATGCGCGCGAACGTCTGCCGGATGTGCGCTCGTTCTACGCCACCGGCATGTGGTCGCAGGACTCGCGCGTGTGCACCAGCGAATACGCCACTGCTGATTTCAAAACGCGCTGGGAACAGATGGCGCGCACGTCGTTTCGCCGTTATCAGACCTTGCTGGGCCTGCCCAGTGAGCCGATCGAATGGCGCGATGGCTACGTGCTCTCGGATGTGCCGTTCGATCAACCCATCGCGTCGACCGAAGCGCATGAGCCGGACTATCCGCCGCTGGAACGCGAACTGATCGATGATCTCGGCCCTGGCTCGCAACCGTTGGCGGCCGGCAGCCATCCATTTCCGGTGCCATTCGTGCGCCGCTACAGCCAGCTCACCTTCAACCCCAGCGCCTATGCGCGCGTATTGATGGAGGACTTTCTGCAGGCAGGCGGCGAGCTCTACACGCGGGAGTTCGCGCACCCGCGCCAGTTCGGCGACCTGCACGAGAAGATTCTGATCAATGCCACCGGTTACGGTGCGCGCGCCCTATTGGGCGATGAGAGCGTGATTCTGGTGCGCGGGCAAACCGCACGCTTGATCCCGCAACCGGAAGTCACCTATGGCCTGGTCTGGCGCGGCCACAATCTCAACGTCGGGCCGCGGCGCGATGGGCTGCTGGTGCAAGCGCAAGGCGCACACGACTTCAATAATGCCGATGGCACGCCTGACCGCGCGGCATCGGAAGCGGCGGTGCGTGAGCTGGCGAAGCTGTTCGCAACAAGCTGA